A window of the Gemmatirosa kalamazoonensis genome harbors these coding sequences:
- a CDS encoding pyridoxal phosphate-dependent aminotransferase has protein sequence MTGTRPRPNVTRRRSASEATDGLVPRMVAEARRRAAEGHDVVRLDIGEPDLPTPAHIVEAGVAALRAGATRYVAPAGIPPLRAAIADVQRTRGVAATAEQVVVTSGAKPMLLYALLALVQRGDEVLVPDPGYPGYAAAARIAGARVRHYPLARDGAQFRLDVDALRAAVRERTRVLVLNTPQNPTGCVLDDHERLAIAELAEERDLWVVSDEIYDGLRYDDRAASSVAALPGMAARTVVVDGFSKTYAMTGWRLGYGVMPSSLVPAVTALVNESTTCAPAFVQHAGLAALTGPQDDAIAMRELFRARRDALVAGLRGVAGVRAEAPDGAFYVFADVAGLLRAGETCVALADRLLREHDVACIPGAAYGRRGEGMLRLAFTTSEERIREAVTRIRAGGQEGTKRGQEIR, from the coding sequence GTGACGGGCACGCGACCCCGGCCTAACGTGACGCGACGGCGGAGCGCGTCGGAGGCGACCGACGGTCTCGTCCCCCGCATGGTCGCCGAGGCGCGGCGCCGCGCGGCCGAGGGGCACGACGTCGTGCGACTCGACATCGGCGAGCCGGATCTTCCCACGCCCGCGCACATCGTCGAGGCGGGCGTGGCCGCGCTGCGCGCCGGTGCCACGCGCTACGTCGCGCCCGCCGGCATCCCCCCGCTGCGTGCCGCGATCGCCGACGTGCAGCGCACGCGCGGCGTCGCCGCGACGGCCGAGCAGGTCGTCGTGACGTCCGGCGCGAAGCCGATGCTGCTGTACGCGCTGCTCGCGCTCGTGCAGCGCGGCGACGAGGTGCTCGTCCCGGATCCCGGCTATCCCGGCTACGCCGCGGCCGCGCGCATCGCCGGGGCGCGGGTGCGCCACTATCCGCTCGCCCGCGACGGCGCACAGTTCCGGCTCGACGTCGACGCGCTCCGCGCGGCGGTACGCGAGCGCACCCGCGTGCTCGTGCTGAACACGCCGCAGAACCCGACGGGGTGCGTGCTCGACGACCACGAGCGACTCGCGATCGCCGAGCTGGCCGAGGAGCGCGACCTGTGGGTGGTGAGCGACGAGATCTACGACGGGCTGCGCTACGACGACCGCGCCGCGTCGAGCGTCGCCGCGCTTCCCGGCATGGCGGCGCGCACGGTCGTCGTCGACGGCTTCTCGAAGACGTACGCGATGACCGGCTGGCGACTCGGCTACGGCGTGATGCCGTCGTCGCTCGTGCCGGCGGTGACCGCGCTCGTGAACGAGAGCACGACGTGCGCGCCGGCGTTCGTGCAGCACGCGGGGCTCGCCGCGCTCACCGGGCCGCAGGACGACGCGATCGCCATGCGCGAGCTGTTCCGCGCGCGCCGCGACGCGCTCGTCGCGGGGCTGCGCGGCGTGGCCGGCGTGCGCGCGGAGGCGCCGGACGGCGCGTTCTACGTCTTCGCCGACGTCGCCGGGCTGCTGCGCGCGGGCGAGACGTGCGTGGCGCTCGCCGACCGCCTGCTGCGCGAGCACGACGTGGCGTGCATCCCGGGCGCCGCCTACGGCCGGCGCGGCGAGGGCATGCTGCGGCTCGCGTTCACGACGAGCGAGGAGCGGATTCGCGAGGCCGTGACGAGAATCAGGGCAGGAGGGCAGGAGGGCACGAAGCGAGGGCAGGAGATCCGTTAG
- a CDS encoding acyltransferase family protein translates to MLPPRTERSDSAATPHEPLTTVAPEPPRRERLVSLDVFRGLTVAGMLLVNDPGSWDAIYPPLEHAPWHGWTPTDLIFPFFLFIVGITTQLSLNARRAQGADDSAITRQVLKRGALIFLFGLALNWFPFFQWGDVPGIAAPSFADRLVYRVEHLRIMGVLQRIGLAYIIAAMISIRTTLRQQIVMLATMLYGYWFLMTLVPVPPHGMVGQLVLSEPGATLDAWLDRVLLTPNHLWVGGDGLRDPEGLFSTIPAAGTALLGNFAGRWIGMKERSIHERLAALFAAGALAMMGGLMWNWSFPINKSLWTSSYALFCAGMACVALATVIWLVDVQKWGAWAKPFLPFGLNPMLAFVGSGLVARTIYSIMRVQYDGKSVSPVEAIYQTFVKIGLAPRNASLLFALCFVAVFYAGLRFAQKRNFIFKV, encoded by the coding sequence ATGCTGCCGCCGCGGACCGAGCGCTCGGACTCCGCGGCCACCCCGCACGAACCCCTCACGACCGTCGCGCCGGAGCCACCGCGCCGCGAGCGACTCGTCTCGCTCGACGTCTTCCGCGGGCTCACCGTCGCCGGGATGCTGCTCGTGAACGACCCCGGGTCGTGGGACGCGATCTACCCCCCGCTCGAGCACGCGCCGTGGCACGGGTGGACGCCGACGGATCTGATCTTCCCGTTCTTCCTGTTCATCGTCGGCATCACGACGCAGCTCTCGCTGAACGCGCGGCGAGCGCAGGGCGCCGACGACTCGGCGATCACCCGGCAGGTGCTGAAGCGCGGCGCGCTCATCTTCCTGTTCGGGTTGGCGCTGAACTGGTTCCCGTTCTTCCAGTGGGGCGACGTGCCGGGGATCGCCGCGCCGTCGTTCGCCGACCGCCTCGTCTATCGCGTGGAGCACCTGCGCATCATGGGTGTCCTCCAGCGCATCGGCCTCGCGTACATCATCGCGGCGATGATCTCGATCCGCACCACGCTGCGGCAGCAGATCGTGATGCTGGCGACGATGCTCTACGGCTACTGGTTCCTCATGACGCTCGTGCCGGTGCCGCCGCACGGGATGGTGGGTCAGCTCGTGCTGAGCGAGCCGGGCGCGACGCTCGACGCATGGCTCGACCGCGTGCTGCTCACGCCGAACCACCTGTGGGTGGGCGGCGACGGGCTGCGCGACCCGGAAGGGCTGTTCTCCACGATCCCCGCCGCTGGCACCGCGCTGCTCGGCAACTTCGCCGGCCGGTGGATCGGGATGAAGGAGCGGTCGATCCACGAGCGGCTCGCCGCGCTGTTCGCCGCCGGCGCGCTCGCGATGATGGGCGGCCTGATGTGGAACTGGTCGTTTCCGATCAACAAGTCGCTCTGGACGAGCTCCTACGCGCTGTTCTGCGCCGGCATGGCGTGCGTGGCGCTCGCCACGGTGATCTGGCTCGTCGACGTGCAGAAGTGGGGCGCGTGGGCGAAGCCGTTCCTCCCGTTCGGGCTCAACCCGATGCTCGCGTTCGTCGGCTCGGGGCTGGTGGCGCGCACGATCTACTCGATCATGCGGGTGCAGTACGACGGCAAGAGCGTGTCGCCGGTGGAGGCGATCTACCAGACGTTCGTGAAGATCGGTCTCGCGCCGCGCAACGCGTCGCTGCTGTTCGCGCTCTGCTTCGTCGCCGTGTTCTACGCGGGGCTTCGCTTCGCGCAGAAGCGGAACTTCATCTTCAAGGTCTGA
- a CDS encoding cytochrome c oxidase assembly protein — protein MLLHPVVEVGKGFSIHASTVVGIVAFGGVYAWRAARRDGPGPSVAQRAAFYAALLVLFFTLNGPLHDLSDTYLFSAHMVQHLVLTLVVPPLLIVGTPGWMLRPLLRPPLVRAVAERVTRPASCFVLFNVVLAAWHLPPMYNLALAHHPVHIVQHLLFLAASVLMWWPLVSPLRELPRLSYPGQMLYCFLMTIPMSVVAIYVTMADRILYPAYAIAPRVWGMTPMDDQHYGGLIMWIPGGLFFYGVMTVVFAKWTLRGGADEREAAQAAA, from the coding sequence ATGCTTCTCCATCCAGTCGTCGAGGTCGGGAAGGGCTTCTCGATTCACGCGAGCACCGTCGTCGGCATCGTCGCCTTCGGCGGGGTGTACGCCTGGCGCGCTGCGCGGCGCGACGGTCCCGGGCCGTCGGTCGCGCAGCGCGCTGCGTTCTATGCCGCGCTGCTCGTGCTGTTCTTCACGCTGAACGGGCCGCTGCACGACCTGAGCGACACGTATCTGTTCAGCGCGCACATGGTGCAGCACCTGGTGCTCACGCTCGTCGTGCCGCCGCTGCTCATCGTGGGCACGCCGGGGTGGATGCTGCGGCCGTTGCTCCGCCCGCCGCTCGTGCGCGCCGTGGCCGAGCGCGTGACGCGCCCCGCGAGCTGCTTCGTGCTGTTCAACGTGGTGCTCGCGGCGTGGCACCTGCCGCCGATGTACAACCTCGCGCTGGCGCACCACCCCGTGCACATCGTGCAGCACCTGCTCTTCCTCGCCGCGTCCGTGCTGATGTGGTGGCCGCTCGTCAGCCCGCTGCGCGAGCTGCCGCGGCTGTCGTACCCGGGGCAGATGCTGTACTGCTTCCTGATGACGATCCCGATGTCGGTCGTCGCGATCTACGTCACGATGGCCGACCGCATTCTCTACCCGGCGTACGCCATCGCCCCGCGCGTGTGGGGCATGACGCCGATGGACGACCAGCACTACGGGGGGCTCATCATGTGGATCCCCGGAGGGCTGTTCTTCTACGGCGTGATGACGGTGGTGTTCGCGAAGTGGACGCTGCGCGGCGGCGCCGACGAGCGCGAGGCGGCGCAGGCGGCCGCCTGA
- a CDS encoding methyl-accepting chemotaxis protein encodes MTGLPRRRRPRLRPRTITSWLRAGFGATLCLLALAGTLCVAALRDANSRNQAAAAVLSEEYEAVQQVVTTVLREVVAGTRFVETRDAADERRYLTLVDEAEGLRRAAIRLPQIGVDERARLEAVGRIQSAFEARLAVARAWRAVGREGDAGRVLAATAHDVDAVQEELGRFRAAAAVRMAQREAEMTSLLRRRELMLAALLAVTLAVAAFFSAATSRAVTRPLAALGRETEAIGAGDLRDAHARAAAGASASDERDLERWIADEDPAQEYVQLARAIDGARSRLRALLANVQAEADGVTGAAVELAESANGAAASTQHVTGAVTEISSGAAVQLDALHSASAAMTQLADQGAAIADAAEEQERAGRDIRQTTTATQAEISRALDALLGARAVVEESSREMASLRDAASVVDDFAAVIAEIASQTNLLALNAAIEAARAGSAGRGFGVVAQEVRALAEQSAKAADEVADNVRRIRARVASATAAAETGRTRLRDAETVANGATGALARIEQAVARVETASARVTEMVFENHAALAAAEEALASARDAAASHAAAAEEVAASTEQTAATVQQVSATAEMLQAGAVRVHGMVSEFRT; translated from the coding sequence ATGACCGGCCTGCCGCGCCGCCGGCGACCGCGGCTCCGCCCCCGGACCATCACGTCGTGGCTCCGCGCCGGCTTCGGCGCCACGCTCTGCCTTCTCGCGCTCGCCGGCACGCTCTGCGTGGCGGCGCTGCGCGACGCGAACAGCCGCAACCAGGCGGCAGCGGCGGTGCTGAGCGAGGAGTACGAGGCCGTCCAGCAGGTCGTCACGACGGTGCTCCGCGAGGTCGTCGCCGGCACCCGCTTCGTGGAGACCCGCGACGCGGCCGACGAGCGCCGCTACCTCACCCTCGTCGACGAGGCCGAGGGGCTGCGGCGGGCCGCGATCCGCCTGCCCCAGATCGGCGTCGACGAGCGGGCGCGGCTCGAGGCGGTGGGGCGCATCCAGAGCGCGTTCGAGGCGCGGCTGGCGGTCGCCCGGGCGTGGCGCGCCGTCGGCCGCGAGGGCGACGCGGGCCGGGTGCTGGCCGCGACGGCCCACGACGTCGACGCAGTGCAGGAGGAGCTCGGCCGCTTCCGGGCGGCGGCCGCGGTGCGCATGGCGCAGCGCGAGGCGGAGATGACCTCGCTGCTTCGCCGGCGCGAGCTCATGCTCGCCGCCCTGCTCGCCGTGACGCTCGCCGTGGCGGCGTTCTTCAGCGCGGCGACCTCGCGCGCCGTGACGCGCCCGCTCGCCGCGCTCGGCCGCGAGACGGAGGCGATCGGCGCCGGCGACCTGCGCGACGCGCATGCCCGCGCCGCCGCCGGCGCGAGCGCCTCGGACGAGCGGGACCTCGAACGGTGGATCGCCGACGAGGACCCGGCCCAGGAGTACGTGCAGCTCGCGCGGGCGATCGACGGCGCGCGGTCGCGGCTGCGAGCGCTCCTCGCGAACGTGCAGGCGGAGGCCGACGGCGTGACCGGCGCGGCGGTGGAGCTCGCGGAGAGCGCGAACGGCGCCGCCGCGAGCACGCAGCACGTGACGGGCGCGGTGACCGAGATCTCCTCCGGCGCGGCGGTGCAGCTCGACGCGCTGCACTCCGCGAGCGCGGCGATGACGCAGCTCGCCGATCAGGGCGCCGCGATCGCCGACGCCGCCGAGGAGCAGGAGCGCGCGGGTCGCGACATCCGCCAGACGACGACGGCGACGCAGGCCGAGATCTCGCGCGCGCTCGACGCGCTGTTAGGCGCCCGGGCCGTCGTCGAGGAATCGTCGCGCGAGATGGCGTCGCTGCGCGACGCCGCATCGGTGGTCGACGACTTCGCCGCGGTGATCGCGGAGATCGCGTCGCAGACGAACCTGCTCGCGCTGAACGCCGCGATCGAGGCGGCGCGCGCGGGCAGCGCTGGACGCGGCTTCGGCGTCGTCGCGCAGGAGGTGCGCGCCCTCGCCGAGCAGAGCGCGAAGGCGGCCGACGAGGTGGCGGACAACGTGCGCCGCATCCGCGCGCGCGTCGCGAGCGCCACGGCGGCGGCGGAGACCGGGCGCACGCGGCTGCGCGACGCCGAGACGGTGGCGAACGGCGCGACCGGCGCGCTCGCGCGCATCGAGCAGGCGGTGGCGCGCGTGGAGACGGCGTCGGCGCGGGTGACCGAGATGGTGTTCGAGAACCACGCCGCGCTCGCCGCGGCCGAGGAGGCGCTCGCCAGCGCGCGCGACGCCGCCGCCTCGCACGCCGCCGCGGCCGAGGAGGTGGCCGCCTCCACCGAGCAGACCGCGGCCACCGTCCAGCAGGTCTCGGCCACCGCCGAGATGCTGCAGGCGGGTGCCGTGCGGGTGCACGGCATGGTGTCGGAGTTCCGGACCTGA
- a CDS encoding cytochrome C oxidase subunit IV family protein, with product MAHPYTHDAQGHGAHDPNDPSDPHSHPTAGTYVKVGVFLTAITVAEVWAYYIPAFVASHFFIPSLLIMSAVKFATVVLFYMHLKYDHRLFRALFTGPFIVAALSLIGLMFLFGKLAIRLGLLT from the coding sequence ATGGCACATCCCTACACGCACGACGCACAAGGCCACGGCGCGCACGACCCGAACGACCCGTCGGATCCGCACTCGCATCCGACGGCCGGGACGTACGTGAAGGTCGGCGTCTTCCTAACCGCCATCACGGTCGCCGAGGTGTGGGCGTATTACATCCCGGCGTTCGTCGCGTCGCACTTCTTCATCCCGTCGCTGCTGATCATGTCGGCGGTGAAGTTCGCGACGGTGGTGCTGTTCTACATGCACCTGAAGTACGACCACCGGCTGTTCCGCGCGCTGTTCACGGGGCCGTTCATCGTGGCCGCGCTGTCGCTCATCGGGCTGATGTTCCTGTTCGGCAAGCTCGCGATCCGGCTCGGGCTCCTTACCTGA
- a CDS encoding ABC transporter substrate-binding protein: protein MLRTPDPTRFTLLAALVAAGSLGACRALAHGRHDAGDAVIGIAYNPQRAGMHEIARGAALAAEALTRDSAARALGIRFVTHEPPRTVTSAVEIAQRLRDDPDVVGIVGDAESGRTLDEIPVLEDLEHAGARAVVAVSPTATSTSLTGRSPWIFRVTPTDAAVSQATAAYLSDSLGARRAAVVYRNDSYGRDWTAAFVSAFRARGGAVVQRDPYVTGITEWDAIAAYTARTGADAILFPGSAEDAAEFLSALRRAGVRVPFVGGDAVASLAEQTEFAGARYATPYSADHAPRTAAAAAFVAAYTARWHEPPTARAALAYDAALVIGRATLAVGRDRLRIRDWVAGVGSATPAIPGATGAIAFDRSHDARDRSVAIVTVAGSAPAVATATEGAR from the coding sequence ATGCTGCGTACGCCGGATCCGACTCGCTTCACGCTGCTCGCCGCCCTCGTCGCGGCGGGCTCGCTCGGCGCGTGCCGCGCGCTCGCCCACGGTCGCCACGACGCGGGCGACGCCGTCATCGGCATCGCCTACAACCCGCAGCGCGCCGGGATGCACGAGATCGCCCGCGGCGCCGCGCTCGCCGCCGAAGCGCTCACGCGCGACTCGGCGGCCCGGGCGCTCGGCATCCGCTTCGTGACGCACGAGCCGCCGCGCACCGTGACGAGCGCGGTCGAGATCGCCCAACGGCTGCGCGACGATCCCGACGTCGTCGGCATCGTCGGCGACGCGGAGAGCGGCCGCACGCTCGACGAGATCCCGGTGCTCGAGGATCTCGAGCACGCCGGGGCGCGGGCCGTGGTGGCCGTCTCCCCGACCGCGACGAGCACGTCGCTCACCGGTCGGAGCCCGTGGATCTTCCGCGTCACGCCGACCGACGCCGCGGTGAGCCAGGCCACCGCCGCCTACCTCTCCGATTCCCTCGGCGCCCGCCGCGCCGCGGTCGTCTACCGCAACGATTCCTACGGCCGCGACTGGACCGCCGCGTTCGTGTCGGCGTTCCGGGCCCGCGGCGGCGCCGTGGTCCAGCGCGACCCGTACGTCACCGGCATCACCGAGTGGGACGCGATCGCCGCGTACACCGCCCGGACCGGCGCCGACGCGATCCTCTTTCCGGGGAGCGCCGAGGACGCGGCCGAGTTCCTCAGCGCGCTCCGCCGGGCCGGGGTGCGCGTGCCGTTCGTCGGCGGCGATGCGGTCGCCTCACTCGCCGAGCAGACCGAGTTCGCCGGGGCCCGCTACGCCACGCCGTACAGCGCGGACCACGCCCCCCGGACCGCCGCCGCCGCGGCGTTCGTCGCGGCCTACACGGCCCGCTGGCACGAGCCGCCGACCGCACGTGCCGCGCTCGCCTACGACGCCGCCCTGGTGATCGGCCGGGCGACGCTCGCCGTCGGCCGCGACCGGCTCCGCATCCGGGACTGGGTGGCGGGGGTCGGCTCGGCCACTCCGGCGATCCCGGGCGCCACCGGCGCCATCGCGTTCGACCGATCGCACGACGCCCGCGACCGCTCGGTCGCCATCGTGACCGTCGCCGGCTCCGCGCCGGCCGTCGCGACCGCGACGGAGGGTGCCCGATGA
- the coxB gene encoding cytochrome c oxidase subunit II, with the protein MTRIHRPRRLALLALAGVAALALAACSSADYPNSIFTKNSDTNTDIGHLFNRLFLFGTIVFVLVEALLLYVIMKFRRKPDHPEPEHVHGNTTLEVLWTAIPAVILIFIAVPTVRTIFRTQAKARPNALTVEVIGHQWWWEFRYPEYKITTANELYIPAGRTVNFELKTADVIHSFWIPALSGKRDVMPNHTNFIWFTPDSALGAQVWNGHCAEYCGTSHANMKFRAYTVTAEQFDSWVRGQQAVAAFGAAPSPAQSAAPTSPGDSAAARATASQAGAPAAVTPSSAAGSQQAPTVPAGAAPGAAPGAAGAQLAAGTPNAPAATTAGYVFPVENMPLHTRPQTPTPDGLSIAAGLQGDATRGQQVYSRSACIGCHFINGNPSSMGQLGPNLTHVGSRHTIAGGLFPNDARHLALWIKNARWMKPGVSMPTLGLNQRDPIMKSTVTKATGGLSDQEIVDIVAYLQALK; encoded by the coding sequence ATGACAAGGATCCACCGCCCGCGGCGGTTGGCGCTGCTCGCACTGGCGGGCGTCGCCGCGCTCGCGCTGGCCGCGTGCAGCTCCGCCGACTACCCGAACTCGATCTTCACGAAGAACTCCGATACCAACACGGATATCGGACACCTCTTCAACCGCTTGTTCTTGTTCGGGACGATCGTGTTCGTGCTCGTGGAGGCGCTGCTCCTCTACGTGATCATGAAGTTCCGGCGGAAGCCCGATCATCCGGAGCCCGAGCACGTCCACGGCAACACCACGCTCGAGGTGTTGTGGACGGCGATTCCCGCGGTGATCCTGATCTTCATCGCGGTGCCGACGGTGCGGACGATCTTCCGCACGCAGGCGAAGGCGCGGCCCAACGCGCTGACCGTCGAGGTGATCGGGCACCAGTGGTGGTGGGAGTTCCGCTACCCGGAGTACAAGATCACGACGGCGAACGAGCTGTACATCCCGGCGGGGCGCACCGTCAACTTCGAGCTGAAGACGGCGGACGTGATCCACTCGTTCTGGATCCCCGCGCTCTCGGGCAAGCGCGACGTGATGCCTAACCACACGAACTTCATCTGGTTCACGCCGGACTCCGCGCTCGGCGCGCAGGTGTGGAACGGGCACTGCGCGGAGTACTGCGGCACGTCGCACGCGAACATGAAGTTCCGCGCGTACACGGTGACGGCCGAGCAGTTCGACTCGTGGGTGCGTGGCCAGCAGGCGGTCGCCGCGTTCGGCGCGGCGCCGAGCCCCGCGCAGAGCGCGGCGCCGACGTCGCCGGGCGACTCGGCCGCGGCGCGCGCCACAGCGTCGCAGGCCGGCGCACCGGCCGCGGTGACGCCGTCGTCGGCCGCCGGCAGCCAGCAGGCGCCGACGGTGCCCGCGGGTGCGGCGCCGGGTGCAGCGCCTGGGGCAGCTGGCGCGCAGCTCGCGGCGGGCACGCCTAACGCGCCGGCCGCGACGACCGCCGGCTACGTGTTCCCCGTCGAGAACATGCCGCTGCACACGCGGCCGCAGACGCCGACGCCGGACGGCCTGTCGATCGCCGCGGGCTTGCAGGGCGACGCGACGCGCGGCCAGCAGGTGTACTCGCGCTCCGCGTGCATCGGCTGCCACTTCATCAACGGCAACCCGTCGTCCATGGGGCAGCTCGGGCCGAACCTCACGCACGTCGGCTCGCGCCACACGATCGCCGGTGGGCTGTTCCCGAACGACGCGCGCCACCTCGCTCTGTGGATCAAGAACGCGCGGTGGATGAAGCCGGGCGTATCGATGCCCACGCTGGGGCTGAATCAGCGCGACCCGATCATGAAGTCGACGGTCACCAAGGCTACGGGCGGGCTGTCCGATCAGGAGATCGTGGACATCGTCGCCTACCTCCAGGCCCTGAAGTAA
- a CDS encoding cytochrome c oxidase subunit 3, producing MATVDMTADAAHPPIQHHYTTTGLDHRKVGIWAFIGSECMLFMSLISTYLIYKGRSLVGPFPHEVWRDPSTGHVFKPILNIPVTSASTFVLLMSSLAMVLAHDAVVHADDPNRKGYQNSKLWLAATAILGTTFLGFQAFEFTSFVHEGLTIRRNLFGSSFFTLTGFHGGHVTAGVIWLLTLLAIDMKRGLKPKDALNVDLAALYWHFVDVVWIAIFTLVYLIK from the coding sequence ATGGCCACCGTGGACATGACCGCCGACGCGGCGCACCCGCCGATCCAGCATCACTACACGACCACGGGGCTCGACCACCGCAAGGTCGGGATCTGGGCCTTCATCGGCTCGGAGTGCATGCTGTTCATGTCGCTCATCTCGACGTACCTCATCTACAAGGGACGGTCGCTCGTCGGGCCGTTCCCGCACGAGGTGTGGCGCGATCCGAGCACGGGGCACGTCTTCAAGCCGATCCTCAACATCCCGGTCACGTCGGCGTCGACGTTCGTGCTGCTCATGTCGTCGCTCGCCATGGTGCTCGCGCACGACGCCGTGGTGCACGCGGACGACCCGAACCGGAAGGGCTACCAGAACTCGAAGCTGTGGCTCGCCGCGACGGCGATCCTCGGCACGACGTTCCTCGGCTTCCAGGCGTTCGAGTTCACCTCGTTCGTGCACGAGGGGCTGACGATCCGCCGCAACCTGTTCGGCTCCTCGTTCTTCACGCTCACCGGCTTCCACGGCGGGCACGTGACGGCGGGCGTGATCTGGCTGCTCACGCTGCTGGCGATCGACATGAAGCGCGGGCTGAAGCCGAAGGACGCGCTGAACGTCGACCTCGCGGCGCTGTACTGGCACTTCGTCGACGTGGTCTGGATCGCGATCTTCACGCTCGTCTACCTCATCAAGTAG
- the ctaD gene encoding cytochrome c oxidase subunit I codes for MATTVAAPAYAPAKTHAETGLWSWLTTVDHKRIGILYLFTSLAFFVIGGLEAFLMRIQLAGPNQHVVSAETFNQLFTMHGTTMVFLAIMPMSAIFFNYLIPLQVGARDVAFPRLNAFSYWIYLFGGLFITLPILFRAAPDGGWFGYTPLTTRASSPGINIDFWVVGLQILGISTLAASFNFITTIINMRAPGMNLFRMPMFTWNAFVVQFLILLAFPVITIALQFLIFDRFFGTTFYETAAGGDPLLWQHLFWIFGHPEVYILILPAFGLVSEVIPTMSRKPIFGYPVMVYATVLIGFLGFGVWAHHMFAVGMGPVADSLFSLTTMLIAIPTGVKIFNWISTMWGGAIRFTTAMKFATALVGMFTIGGISGVMHASPPADLQQTDTYFIVAHFHYVLFGGSIFGIFSGLYHYYPKITGRLCSEKLGDWSFWIMFVGFNLTFFPMHFSGLLGMPRRIYTYDADQGYTNFNLASTIGTAILVVGIAISLWNFIKSRKNGAIAGNDPWEAGTLEWSIPSPPPDYNFAEIPRVTSRYPLWDITHPEMMHDVPHTRHGDERMGVAVGQGVQGKEVGETHVNPANSQVEGTGARMHVESATRLKTAAELGIPMPNPSIMPLLVAAGIVFMFMGLLMLDKSTKFGVAWILAGAAWWVACLYNWLTTPLEDAH; via the coding sequence ATGGCAACCACCGTAGCGGCGCCTGCCTACGCCCCCGCGAAGACGCACGCCGAGACTGGCCTGTGGAGCTGGCTGACGACGGTCGATCACAAGCGGATCGGCATCCTCTACCTCTTCACGTCGCTCGCGTTCTTCGTCATCGGCGGGCTGGAAGCGTTCCTGATGCGCATCCAGCTCGCCGGGCCGAACCAGCACGTGGTGAGCGCGGAGACGTTCAACCAGCTCTTCACGATGCACGGCACGACGATGGTGTTCCTCGCCATCATGCCGATGTCGGCCATCTTCTTCAACTATCTCATCCCGCTCCAGGTCGGCGCGCGCGACGTCGCGTTCCCGCGACTGAACGCGTTCTCGTACTGGATCTACCTGTTCGGCGGCCTGTTCATCACGCTGCCGATCCTGTTCCGCGCCGCGCCGGACGGTGGGTGGTTCGGCTACACGCCGCTCACGACGCGCGCCAGCTCGCCCGGGATCAACATCGATTTCTGGGTCGTCGGCCTGCAGATCCTCGGCATCTCGACGCTGGCGGCGAGCTTCAACTTCATCACGACGATCATCAACATGCGCGCGCCCGGGATGAACCTGTTCCGGATGCCGATGTTCACGTGGAACGCGTTCGTGGTGCAGTTCCTCATCCTGCTCGCGTTCCCGGTCATCACGATCGCGCTGCAGTTCCTGATCTTCGACCGGTTCTTCGGCACGACGTTCTACGAGACGGCGGCGGGCGGCGACCCGCTGCTCTGGCAGCACCTGTTCTGGATCTTCGGCCACCCCGAGGTCTACATCCTCATCCTGCCGGCGTTCGGCCTCGTCTCCGAGGTCATCCCGACGATGAGCCGCAAGCCGATCTTCGGCTACCCGGTGATGGTGTACGCCACGGTGCTCATCGGCTTCCTCGGCTTCGGCGTGTGGGCGCACCACATGTTCGCCGTCGGCATGGGTCCCGTCGCCGACTCGCTGTTCAGCCTCACGACGATGCTGATCGCGATCCCGACGGGCGTGAAGATCTTCAACTGGATCTCCACGATGTGGGGCGGCGCGATCCGCTTCACGACGGCGATGAAGTTCGCGACCGCGCTCGTCGGCATGTTCACGATCGGCGGCATCTCGGGCGTCATGCACGCGTCGCCGCCGGCTGACCTGCAGCAGACCGACACGTACTTCATCGTCGCGCACTTCCACTACGTGCTGTTCGGCGGCTCCATCTTCGGCATCTTCTCCGGGCTGTATCACTACTACCCGAAGATCACGGGCCGGCTGTGCAGCGAGAAGCTCGGCGACTGGAGCTTCTGGATCATGTTCGTCGGGTTCAACCTGACGTTCTTCCCGATGCACTTCTCGGGGCTGCTCGGCATGCCGCGCCGCATCTACACGTACGACGCGGACCAGGGCTACACGAACTTCAACCTCGCGTCGACGATCGGCACCGCGATCCTGGTCGTCGGCATCGCGATCAGCCTCTGGAACTTCATCAAGAGCCGGAAGAACGGGGCGATCGCGGGGAACGATCCGTGGGAGGCGGGCACGCTGGAGTGGAGCATCCCGTCCCCGCCGCCCGACTACAACTTCGCCGAGATCCCGCGCGTGACGTCGCGCTACCCGCTGTGGGACATCACGCACCCGGAGATGATGCACGACGTGCCGCACACGCGGCATGGCGACGAGCGCATGGGCGTCGCGGTCGGGCAGGGCGTGCAGGGCAAGGAGGTCGGCGAGACGCACGTGAACCCGGCGAACAGCCAGGTCGAGGGGACCGGCGCGCGCATGCACGTCGAGTCGGCGACGCGGCTGAAGACGGCCGCGGAGCTCGGCATCCCGATGCCCAACCCGTCGATCATGCCGCTGCTCGTCGCGGCCGGCATCGTGTTCATGTTCATGGGGCTGCTGATGCTCGACAAGAGCACGAAGTTCGGCGTGGCCTGGATTCTCGCGGGCGCCGCCTGGTGGGTGGCCTGCCTCTACAACTGGCTCACCACCCCGCTCGAGGACGCGCACTGA